In Choloepus didactylus isolate mChoDid1 chromosome 6, mChoDid1.pri, whole genome shotgun sequence, one DNA window encodes the following:
- the TRPT1 gene encoding tRNA 2'-phosphotransferase 1 isoform X3 — translation MVQIKILHVWSSDPLHLKHLKSLLKKRIPDLHLIPPDQNIQGRPQESAFLQLTPPSGVLPPSPDVQIGPPRSGSASLHRALTRRLGPEAPPLLGAEVPTPTSAASHWPVRTLKVAPGQPPGQRQSVSVMNTSGGGRQEAAGHRGRRAPRPREQDPDVRLSKALSYALRHGAVKLGLPMGADGFVPLGALLQLPQFRGFSAEDVQRVVDTNGKQRFALRPGDPGTGPLIRANQGHSLQVPELELMALEMPQALPPVLVHGTFWKHWPSIRLKGLSCQGRTHIHLAPGLPGDPGVISGQCPHPPPSPRLAAPTQSVLPGPPSRGTASLVQGHPMPCMQQQSPARPPACPRQPGPSSSCLCRHADINCQVAVFIDGAKALADGIPFFCSTNGVILTPGNADGFLPPKYFKEALQLRPTRKPLSLAGDEETECQSGSKHSPREREMMQQ, via the exons ATGGTGCAGATCAAGATTCTCCATGTGTGGTCCTCTGACCCCTTGCATCTGAAACACCTGAAAAGCTTATTAAAAAAACGGATTCCTGACCTCCACCTCATTCCTCCAGACCAGAATATCCAAGGCAGaccccaggaatctgcatttttgcaGCTCACCCCTCCCTCAG GGGTCCTGCCTCCAAGCCCTGACGTGCAGATAGGCCCTCCCAGGTCCGGAAGCGCCAGCCTCCACCGGGCTCTCACGCGCAGACTCGGCCCAGAGGCTCCGCCCCTTCTCGGAGCGGAAGTGCCCACCCCTACCTCTGCAGCATCTCATTGGCCGGTCCGGACGCTCAAGGTCGCACCCGGGCAGCCGCCTGGCCAGCGACAGTCG GTCTCGGTCATGAACACCTctggaggagggaggcaggaagcaGCAGGACACAGGGGGAGAAGGGCTCCCAGACCTCGAGAACAG GACCCTGATGTGCGACTGTCCAAGGCTCTGTCCTATGCCCTGCGCCATGGGGCCGTGAAGCTGGGGCTTCCCATGGGAGCAG ATGGCTTCGTGCCCCTGGGTGCCCTCCTGCAGCTGCCCCAGTTCCGCGGCTTCTCGGCTGAAGATGTCCAGCGCGTGGTGGATACCAATGGGAAGCAGCGGTTTGCCCTGAGGCCAGGGGACCCCGGTACTGGCCCTCTTATCCGGGCCAATCAGGGCCACTCCTTGCAG GTACCTGAGTTGGAGCTGATGGCCCTGGAAATGCCACAGGCCCTGCCCCCCGTGTTGGTACATGGCACATTCTGGAAGCACTGGCCATCCATCCGGCTCAAAGGCCTGTCCTGCCAGGGAAGGACACACATCCACCTGGCCCCAGGACTGCCTGGGGACCCTGGTGTTATCAGTGGTCAGTGTCCccacccaccaccatcaccccgcCTAGCAGCTCCCACCCAATCTGTCCTCCCAGGTCCCCCTTCAAGAGGCACAGCCTCCCTTGTCCAAGGCCACCCCATGCCCTGCATGCAGCAGCAGTCCCCCGCCAGGCCACCAGCCTGCCCAAGGCAGCCAGGCCCCAGCTCCAGTTGTCTTTGCAGGCATGCGGATATAAACTGCCAAGTGGCTGTGTTCATTGACGGAGCCAAGGCCCTGGCAG ATGGAATCCCCTTTTTCTGCTCCACCAATGGGGTGATCCTGACTCCGGGGAATGCTGATGGCTTCCTGCCTCCCAAGTACTTCAAGGAGGCCCTGCAGCTACGCCCTACCC GAAAGCCCCTCTCCCTGGCTGGTGATGAAGAGACAGAGTGTCAGAGTGGCTCCAAGCACAGCcccagagaaagagagatgatgcaacaataa
- the DNAJC4 gene encoding dnaJ homolog subfamily C member 4 isoform X3, with translation MPPLPLLPPLRLCRLWPHSPPARLLGAAAGQRSGPTNYYELLGVHPGASAEEVKRAFFTKSKELHPDRDPGNPALHSRFVELNEAYRVLSHKQSRHNYDHQLRWASPPRSPGTTAHPRPASYAHSSSWEPPNAHYWAQFHGVRPQGPELRQQQHKHNQRVLGYCLLLMLAGMGLHYAAFRKLEQMHRSFMDEKDRIITAIYNDSRAQARANRARLQKERQQRRQQSPSPPRSPQDPGIVSPGASP, from the exons ATGCCGCCCCTGCCGCTCCTGCCGCCCCTGCGCCTGTGCCGGCTGTGGCCCCACAGCCCTCCCGCCCGGCTCCTCGGGGCGGCCGCCGGGCAGCG GTCTGGCCCCACTAACTACTATGAACTGCTGGGGGTACATCCTGGAGCCAGCGCTGAAGAAGTTAAACGAGCTTTCTTCACCAAGTCCAAAGAG CTGCACCCTGACCGGGACCCCGGGAACCCGGCCCTGCACAGCCGCTTTGTGGAGCTCAATGAGGCATACCGGGTACTCAGTCACAAGCAAAGCCGCCACAACTATGATCATCAGCTCCGGTGGGCAAGCCCCCCGAGGTCCCCAGGAACCACAGCCCACCCCAGGCCAGCCAGCTATGCACACAG CAGCTCCTGGGAGCCTCCGAACGCACACTACTGGGCCCAGTTCCATGGTGTGAGGCCGCAAGGGCCCGAGTTGAGGCAGCAGCAGCACAAACACAACCAGCGGGTGCTGGGGTACTGCCTCCTGCTCATGCTGGCAGGCATGGGCCTGCACTACGCTGCCTTCAG GAAGCTGGAGCAGATGCACCGAAGCTTCATGGATGAAAAGGACCGGATCATCACAGCCATCTACAACGACTCGCGGGCCCAGGCCAG GGCCAACAGAGCCAGGCTCCAGAAGGAGCGACAGCAGAGGCGGCAGCAGTCGCCGTCGCCACCCCGGTCTCCTCAAGACCCCGGGATCGTATCCCCGGGCGCCAGCCCCTGA
- the VEGFB gene encoding vascular endothelial growth factor B isoform X4, with protein sequence MSPLLRRLLLAALLQLAPAQAPDTQPEAPGHQKKVVSWIDVYTRATCQPREVVVPLTMELVGTMAKQLVPSCVTVHRCGGCCPDDGLECVPIGQHEVRMQILMIRYPSSQLGEMSLEEHSQCECRPKKKESAVKPESPRPLCPPCSQRRQRPDPRTCRCHCRRRSFLRCQGRGLELNPDTCRCRKLRR encoded by the exons ATGAGCCCCCTGCTCCGCCGCCTGCTGCTCGCCGCGCTCCTGCAGCTGGCTCCCGCCCAG GCTCCTGACACCCAGCCTGAGGCTCCTGGCCACCAGAAGAAAG TAGTGTCATGGATAGATGTGTACACCCGCGCCACCTGCCAGCCGCGGGAGGTGGTGGTGCCCCTGACCATGGAGCTTGTGGGCACCATGGCCAAGCAGCTGGTGCCCAGCTGCGTGACCGTGCACCGCTGCGGTGGCTGCTGCCCTGACGACGGCCTGGAGTGTGTGCCCATCGGGCAGCACGAAGTCCGAATGCAG ATCCTCATGATCCGGTATCCAAGCAGTCAGCTGGGGGAGATGTcgctggaagagcacagccagtGTGAATGCAG accaaaaaaaaaagagagtgctGTGAAGCCAGAGAG CCCCAGGCCCCTCTGCCCACCCTGCTCCCAGCGCCGCCAGCGCCCTGACCCCCGGACCTGCCGCTGCCACTGCCGACGCCGCAGCTTCCTCCGTTGCCAAGGGCGGGGCTTAGAGCTCAACCCAGACACCTGCAG GTGCCGGAAGCTGCGAAGGTGA
- the VEGFB gene encoding vascular endothelial growth factor B isoform X1, with the protein MSPLLRRLLLAALLQLAPAQAPDTQPEAPGHQKKGNSDDSDLVTANTKRACHLPRLQVSIMLCNQSQLPLVSWIDVYTRATCQPREVVVPLTMELVGTMAKQLVPSCVTVHRCGGCCPDDGLECVPIGQHEVRMQILMIRYPSSQLGEMSLEEHSQCECRPKKKESAVKPERASTPHHRPQPRSVPGWDSIPRAPSPADITHPTPAPGPSAHPAPSAASALTPGPAAATADAAASSVAKGGA; encoded by the exons ATGAGCCCCCTGCTCCGCCGCCTGCTGCTCGCCGCGCTCCTGCAGCTGGCTCCCGCCCAG GCTCCTGACACCCAGCCTGAGGCTCCTGGCCACCAGAAGAAAGGTAATAGTGATGACAGTGACTTGGTAACTGCCAACACTAAGAGGGCTTGCCACCTGCCCAGGCTCCAGGTTTCCATCATGCTGTGTAATCAATCACAACTCCCTT TAGTGTCATGGATAGATGTGTACACCCGCGCCACCTGCCAGCCGCGGGAGGTGGTGGTGCCCCTGACCATGGAGCTTGTGGGCACCATGGCCAAGCAGCTGGTGCCCAGCTGCGTGACCGTGCACCGCTGCGGTGGCTGCTGCCCTGACGACGGCCTGGAGTGTGTGCCCATCGGGCAGCACGAAGTCCGAATGCAG ATCCTCATGATCCGGTATCCAAGCAGTCAGCTGGGGGAGATGTcgctggaagagcacagccagtGTGAATGCAG accaaaaaaaaaagagagtgctGTGAAGCCAGAGAG GGCTTCCACTCCCCACCACCGCCCCCAGCCCCGCTCTGTTCCGGGCTGGGACTCCATCCCCAGAGCACCCTCCCCAGCTGACATCACCCATCCCACTCCAGCCCCAGGCCCCTCTGCCCACCCTGCTCCCAGCGCCGCCAGCGCCCTGACCCCCGGACCTGCCGCTGCCACTGCCGACGCCGCAGCTTCCTCCGTTGCCAAGGGCGGGGCTTAG
- the VEGFB gene encoding vascular endothelial growth factor B isoform X3 has translation MSPLLRRLLLAALLQLAPAQAPDTQPEAPGHQKKVVSWIDVYTRATCQPREVVVPLTMELVGTMAKQLVPSCVTVHRCGGCCPDDGLECVPIGQHEVRMQILMIRYPSSQLGEMSLEEHSQCECRPKKKESAVKPERASTPHHRPQPRSVPGWDSIPRAPSPADITHPTPAPGPSAHPAPSAASALTPGPAAATADAAASSVAKGGA, from the exons ATGAGCCCCCTGCTCCGCCGCCTGCTGCTCGCCGCGCTCCTGCAGCTGGCTCCCGCCCAG GCTCCTGACACCCAGCCTGAGGCTCCTGGCCACCAGAAGAAAG TAGTGTCATGGATAGATGTGTACACCCGCGCCACCTGCCAGCCGCGGGAGGTGGTGGTGCCCCTGACCATGGAGCTTGTGGGCACCATGGCCAAGCAGCTGGTGCCCAGCTGCGTGACCGTGCACCGCTGCGGTGGCTGCTGCCCTGACGACGGCCTGGAGTGTGTGCCCATCGGGCAGCACGAAGTCCGAATGCAG ATCCTCATGATCCGGTATCCAAGCAGTCAGCTGGGGGAGATGTcgctggaagagcacagccagtGTGAATGCAG accaaaaaaaaaagagagtgctGTGAAGCCAGAGAG GGCTTCCACTCCCCACCACCGCCCCCAGCCCCGCTCTGTTCCGGGCTGGGACTCCATCCCCAGAGCACCCTCCCCAGCTGACATCACCCATCCCACTCCAGCCCCAGGCCCCTCTGCCCACCCTGCTCCCAGCGCCGCCAGCGCCCTGACCCCCGGACCTGCCGCTGCCACTGCCGACGCCGCAGCTTCCTCCGTTGCCAAGGGCGGGGCTTAG
- the VEGFB gene encoding vascular endothelial growth factor B isoform X2, whose protein sequence is MSPLLRRLLLAALLQLAPAQAPDTQPEAPGHQKKGNSDDSDLVTANTKRACHLPRLQVSIMLCNQSQLPLVSWIDVYTRATCQPREVVVPLTMELVGTMAKQLVPSCVTVHRCGGCCPDDGLECVPIGQHEVRMQILMIRYPSSQLGEMSLEEHSQCECRPKKKESAVKPESPRPLCPPCSQRRQRPDPRTCRCHCRRRSFLRCQGRGLELNPDTCRCRKLRR, encoded by the exons ATGAGCCCCCTGCTCCGCCGCCTGCTGCTCGCCGCGCTCCTGCAGCTGGCTCCCGCCCAG GCTCCTGACACCCAGCCTGAGGCTCCTGGCCACCAGAAGAAAGGTAATAGTGATGACAGTGACTTGGTAACTGCCAACACTAAGAGGGCTTGCCACCTGCCCAGGCTCCAGGTTTCCATCATGCTGTGTAATCAATCACAACTCCCTT TAGTGTCATGGATAGATGTGTACACCCGCGCCACCTGCCAGCCGCGGGAGGTGGTGGTGCCCCTGACCATGGAGCTTGTGGGCACCATGGCCAAGCAGCTGGTGCCCAGCTGCGTGACCGTGCACCGCTGCGGTGGCTGCTGCCCTGACGACGGCCTGGAGTGTGTGCCCATCGGGCAGCACGAAGTCCGAATGCAG ATCCTCATGATCCGGTATCCAAGCAGTCAGCTGGGGGAGATGTcgctggaagagcacagccagtGTGAATGCAG accaaaaaaaaaagagagtgctGTGAAGCCAGAGAG CCCCAGGCCCCTCTGCCCACCCTGCTCCCAGCGCCGCCAGCGCCCTGACCCCCGGACCTGCCGCTGCCACTGCCGACGCCGCAGCTTCCTCCGTTGCCAAGGGCGGGGCTTAGAGCTCAACCCAGACACCTGCAG GTGCCGGAAGCTGCGAAGGTGA
- the DNAJC4 gene encoding dnaJ homolog subfamily C member 4 isoform X4 has protein sequence MLSSLWSPFPSCSPAAMPPLPLLPPLRLCRLWPHSPPARLLGAAAGQRSGPTNYYELLGVHPGASAEEVKRAFFTKSKELHPDRDPGNPALHSRFVELNEAYRVLSHKQSRHNYDHQLRWASPPRSPGTTAHPRPASYAHRKLEQMHRSFMDEKDRIITAIYNDSRAQARANRARLQKERQQRRQQSPSPPRSPQDPGIVSPGASP, from the exons ATGCTCTCCTCTTTGTGGTCCCCTTTCCCCAGTTGCTCTCCTGCCGCCATGCCGCCCCTGCCGCTCCTGCCGCCCCTGCGCCTGTGCCGGCTGTGGCCCCACAGCCCTCCCGCCCGGCTCCTCGGGGCGGCCGCCGGGCAGCG GTCTGGCCCCACTAACTACTATGAACTGCTGGGGGTACATCCTGGAGCCAGCGCTGAAGAAGTTAAACGAGCTTTCTTCACCAAGTCCAAAGAG CTGCACCCTGACCGGGACCCCGGGAACCCGGCCCTGCACAGCCGCTTTGTGGAGCTCAATGAGGCATACCGGGTACTCAGTCACAAGCAAAGCCGCCACAACTATGATCATCAGCTCCGGTGGGCAAGCCCCCCGAGGTCCCCAGGAACCACAGCCCACCCCAGGCCAGCCAGCTATGCACACAG GAAGCTGGAGCAGATGCACCGAAGCTTCATGGATGAAAAGGACCGGATCATCACAGCCATCTACAACGACTCGCGGGCCCAGGCCAG GGCCAACAGAGCCAGGCTCCAGAAGGAGCGACAGCAGAGGCGGCAGCAGTCGCCGTCGCCACCCCGGTCTCCTCAAGACCCCGGGATCGTATCCCCGGGCGCCAGCCCCTGA
- the DNAJC4 gene encoding dnaJ homolog subfamily C member 4 isoform X2, with translation MLSSLWSPFPSCSPAAMPPLPLLPPLRLCRLWPHSPPARLLGAAAGQRSGPTNYYELLGVHPGASAEEVKRAFFTKSKELHPDRDPGNPALHSRFVELNEAYRVLSHKQSRHNYDHQLRWASPPRSPGTTAHPRPASYAHSSWEPPNAHYWAQFHGVRPQGPELRQQQHKHNQRVLGYCLLLMLAGMGLHYAAFRKLEQMHRSFMDEKDRIITAIYNDSRAQARANRARLQKERQQRRQQSPSPPRSPQDPGIVSPGASP, from the exons ATGCTCTCCTCTTTGTGGTCCCCTTTCCCCAGTTGCTCTCCTGCCGCCATGCCGCCCCTGCCGCTCCTGCCGCCCCTGCGCCTGTGCCGGCTGTGGCCCCACAGCCCTCCCGCCCGGCTCCTCGGGGCGGCCGCCGGGCAGCG GTCTGGCCCCACTAACTACTATGAACTGCTGGGGGTACATCCTGGAGCCAGCGCTGAAGAAGTTAAACGAGCTTTCTTCACCAAGTCCAAAGAG CTGCACCCTGACCGGGACCCCGGGAACCCGGCCCTGCACAGCCGCTTTGTGGAGCTCAATGAGGCATACCGGGTACTCAGTCACAAGCAAAGCCGCCACAACTATGATCATCAGCTCCGGTGGGCAAGCCCCCCGAGGTCCCCAGGAACCACAGCCCACCCCAGGCCAGCCAGCTATGCACACAG CTCCTGGGAGCCTCCGAACGCACACTACTGGGCCCAGTTCCATGGTGTGAGGCCGCAAGGGCCCGAGTTGAGGCAGCAGCAGCACAAACACAACCAGCGGGTGCTGGGGTACTGCCTCCTGCTCATGCTGGCAGGCATGGGCCTGCACTACGCTGCCTTCAG GAAGCTGGAGCAGATGCACCGAAGCTTCATGGATGAAAAGGACCGGATCATCACAGCCATCTACAACGACTCGCGGGCCCAGGCCAG GGCCAACAGAGCCAGGCTCCAGAAGGAGCGACAGCAGAGGCGGCAGCAGTCGCCGTCGCCACCCCGGTCTCCTCAAGACCCCGGGATCGTATCCCCGGGCGCCAGCCCCTGA
- the TRPT1 gene encoding tRNA 2'-phosphotransferase 1 isoform X2 has protein sequence MPARCLQILPPAQTCGILACSTPSLHAYHRAAPHSPHHRSPAGHWRRALAPPTPQEGSHAGVCHQGTGPVRGVLPPSPDVQIGPPRSGSASLHRALTRRLGPEAPPLLGAEVPTPTSAASHWPVRTLKVAPGQPPGQRQSVSVMNTSGGGRQEAAGHRGRRAPRPREQDPDVRLSKALSYALRHGAVKLGLPMGADGFVPLGALLQLPQFRGFSAEDVQRVVDTNGKQRFALRPGDPGTGPLIRANQGHSLQVPELELMALEMPQALPPVLVHGTFWKHWPSIRLKGLSCQGRTHIHLAPGLPGDPGVISGQCPHPPPSPRLAAPTQSVLPGPPSRGTASLVQGHPMPCMQQQSPARPPACPRQPGPSSSCLCRHADINCQVAVFIDGAKALADGIPFFCSTNGVILTPGNADGFLPPKYFKEALQLRPTRKPLSLAGDEETECQSGSKHSPREREMMQQ, from the exons ATGCCAGCCAGATGCCTGCAGATCCTCCCGCCAGCCCAGACCTGTGGAATTCTGGCATGTTCTACCCCATCCCTTCATGCCTACCATCGGGCCGCCCCTCACTCACCTCATCACAGATCTCCTGCAGGACACTGGAGAAGAGCTCTCGCACCACCAACTCCCCAGGAAGGTTCCCATGCTGGGGTCTGTCACCAGGGCACAGGGCCTGTGAGAG GGGTCCTGCCTCCAAGCCCTGACGTGCAGATAGGCCCTCCCAGGTCCGGAAGCGCCAGCCTCCACCGGGCTCTCACGCGCAGACTCGGCCCAGAGGCTCCGCCCCTTCTCGGAGCGGAAGTGCCCACCCCTACCTCTGCAGCATCTCATTGGCCGGTCCGGACGCTCAAGGTCGCACCCGGGCAGCCGCCTGGCCAGCGACAGTCG GTCTCGGTCATGAACACCTctggaggagggaggcaggaagcaGCAGGACACAGGGGGAGAAGGGCTCCCAGACCTCGAGAACAG GACCCTGATGTGCGACTGTCCAAGGCTCTGTCCTATGCCCTGCGCCATGGGGCCGTGAAGCTGGGGCTTCCCATGGGAGCAG ATGGCTTCGTGCCCCTGGGTGCCCTCCTGCAGCTGCCCCAGTTCCGCGGCTTCTCGGCTGAAGATGTCCAGCGCGTGGTGGATACCAATGGGAAGCAGCGGTTTGCCCTGAGGCCAGGGGACCCCGGTACTGGCCCTCTTATCCGGGCCAATCAGGGCCACTCCTTGCAG GTACCTGAGTTGGAGCTGATGGCCCTGGAAATGCCACAGGCCCTGCCCCCCGTGTTGGTACATGGCACATTCTGGAAGCACTGGCCATCCATCCGGCTCAAAGGCCTGTCCTGCCAGGGAAGGACACACATCCACCTGGCCCCAGGACTGCCTGGGGACCCTGGTGTTATCAGTGGTCAGTGTCCccacccaccaccatcaccccgcCTAGCAGCTCCCACCCAATCTGTCCTCCCAGGTCCCCCTTCAAGAGGCACAGCCTCCCTTGTCCAAGGCCACCCCATGCCCTGCATGCAGCAGCAGTCCCCCGCCAGGCCACCAGCCTGCCCAAGGCAGCCAGGCCCCAGCTCCAGTTGTCTTTGCAGGCATGCGGATATAAACTGCCAAGTGGCTGTGTTCATTGACGGAGCCAAGGCCCTGGCAG ATGGAATCCCCTTTTTCTGCTCCACCAATGGGGTGATCCTGACTCCGGGGAATGCTGATGGCTTCCTGCCTCCCAAGTACTTCAAGGAGGCCCTGCAGCTACGCCCTACCC GAAAGCCCCTCTCCCTGGCTGGTGATGAAGAGACAGAGTGTCAGAGTGGCTCCAAGCACAGCcccagagaaagagagatgatgcaacaataa
- the TRPT1 gene encoding tRNA 2'-phosphotransferase 1 isoform X4 — protein MNTSGGGRQEAAGHRGRRAPRPREQDPDVRLSKALSYALRHGAVKLGLPMGADGFVPLGALLQLPQFRGFSAEDVQRVVDTNGKQRFALRPGDPGTGPLIRANQGHSLQVPELELMALEMPQALPPVLVHGTFWKHWPSIRLKGLSCQGRTHIHLAPGLPGDPGVISGQCPHPPPSPRLAAPTQSVLPGPPSRGTASLVQGHPMPCMQQQSPARPPACPRQPGPSSSCLCRHADINCQVAVFIDGAKALADGIPFFCSTNGVILTPGNADGFLPPKYFKEALQLRPTRKPLSLAGDEETECQSGSKHSPREREMMQQ, from the exons ATGAACACCTctggaggagggaggcaggaagcaGCAGGACACAGGGGGAGAAGGGCTCCCAGACCTCGAGAACAG GACCCTGATGTGCGACTGTCCAAGGCTCTGTCCTATGCCCTGCGCCATGGGGCCGTGAAGCTGGGGCTTCCCATGGGAGCAG ATGGCTTCGTGCCCCTGGGTGCCCTCCTGCAGCTGCCCCAGTTCCGCGGCTTCTCGGCTGAAGATGTCCAGCGCGTGGTGGATACCAATGGGAAGCAGCGGTTTGCCCTGAGGCCAGGGGACCCCGGTACTGGCCCTCTTATCCGGGCCAATCAGGGCCACTCCTTGCAG GTACCTGAGTTGGAGCTGATGGCCCTGGAAATGCCACAGGCCCTGCCCCCCGTGTTGGTACATGGCACATTCTGGAAGCACTGGCCATCCATCCGGCTCAAAGGCCTGTCCTGCCAGGGAAGGACACACATCCACCTGGCCCCAGGACTGCCTGGGGACCCTGGTGTTATCAGTGGTCAGTGTCCccacccaccaccatcaccccgcCTAGCAGCTCCCACCCAATCTGTCCTCCCAGGTCCCCCTTCAAGAGGCACAGCCTCCCTTGTCCAAGGCCACCCCATGCCCTGCATGCAGCAGCAGTCCCCCGCCAGGCCACCAGCCTGCCCAAGGCAGCCAGGCCCCAGCTCCAGTTGTCTTTGCAGGCATGCGGATATAAACTGCCAAGTGGCTGTGTTCATTGACGGAGCCAAGGCCCTGGCAG ATGGAATCCCCTTTTTCTGCTCCACCAATGGGGTGATCCTGACTCCGGGGAATGCTGATGGCTTCCTGCCTCCCAAGTACTTCAAGGAGGCCCTGCAGCTACGCCCTACCC GAAAGCCCCTCTCCCTGGCTGGTGATGAAGAGACAGAGTGTCAGAGTGGCTCCAAGCACAGCcccagagaaagagagatgatgcaacaataa
- the DNAJC4 gene encoding dnaJ homolog subfamily C member 4 isoform X1: MLSSLWSPFPSCSPAAMPPLPLLPPLRLCRLWPHSPPARLLGAAAGQRSGPTNYYELLGVHPGASAEEVKRAFFTKSKELHPDRDPGNPALHSRFVELNEAYRVLSHKQSRHNYDHQLRWASPPRSPGTTAHPRPASYAHSSSWEPPNAHYWAQFHGVRPQGPELRQQQHKHNQRVLGYCLLLMLAGMGLHYAAFRKLEQMHRSFMDEKDRIITAIYNDSRAQARANRARLQKERQQRRQQSPSPPRSPQDPGIVSPGASP; the protein is encoded by the exons ATGCTCTCCTCTTTGTGGTCCCCTTTCCCCAGTTGCTCTCCTGCCGCCATGCCGCCCCTGCCGCTCCTGCCGCCCCTGCGCCTGTGCCGGCTGTGGCCCCACAGCCCTCCCGCCCGGCTCCTCGGGGCGGCCGCCGGGCAGCG GTCTGGCCCCACTAACTACTATGAACTGCTGGGGGTACATCCTGGAGCCAGCGCTGAAGAAGTTAAACGAGCTTTCTTCACCAAGTCCAAAGAG CTGCACCCTGACCGGGACCCCGGGAACCCGGCCCTGCACAGCCGCTTTGTGGAGCTCAATGAGGCATACCGGGTACTCAGTCACAAGCAAAGCCGCCACAACTATGATCATCAGCTCCGGTGGGCAAGCCCCCCGAGGTCCCCAGGAACCACAGCCCACCCCAGGCCAGCCAGCTATGCACACAG CAGCTCCTGGGAGCCTCCGAACGCACACTACTGGGCCCAGTTCCATGGTGTGAGGCCGCAAGGGCCCGAGTTGAGGCAGCAGCAGCACAAACACAACCAGCGGGTGCTGGGGTACTGCCTCCTGCTCATGCTGGCAGGCATGGGCCTGCACTACGCTGCCTTCAG GAAGCTGGAGCAGATGCACCGAAGCTTCATGGATGAAAAGGACCGGATCATCACAGCCATCTACAACGACTCGCGGGCCCAGGCCAG GGCCAACAGAGCCAGGCTCCAGAAGGAGCGACAGCAGAGGCGGCAGCAGTCGCCGTCGCCACCCCGGTCTCCTCAAGACCCCGGGATCGTATCCCCGGGCGCCAGCCCCTGA